GCAGTCTATTAATCCTATCAGAGTcaaaatttctctttttgttttttatatgtCACCACACTAAACCAAAAACATTCTATTCCTGGATTTCTTGTAGGACTTgcataatttttcatattactCTTGAAGTTTTTTTGTACATGACCTCGTATTGTTTATTTCATTCAGTCTCTCATACCCCCTTATCCATGCTTATCTATTTGTTATTCCCCTGGTACTCCTTCATTAATTAGTACATCCTTATTTTCCTTAATATATTGCAGTGTTTAACAGCTGTGATGTTCTTAAGCCTTATGTTGCCCATATAGATGACATATTTAAGGACTTCACTTCTTACAAGGTTAAGGTTCCTGTAACTGGAGCCATTATTTTGGATGAAACCTATGAAAGGGTAAGGATTTTTGTCAATGATTCTATAACCCCAAAATTTGACCTTTTTTTAGACACAACGAGTTTTCATAAGGATACTCTCCTAATATGGTAAACCATTTACTATTTTCAAACATGACTACTGGTTGATATCATAAGTTCTTGTTATGTGAGGTGAAAATATTGGTCAACTATTGGAGCTTTCTTGAAGCAGTATGATTTTTTCACTTGTACTAATTTACATTTGTCCAATTGACAGTGCCTACTCGTGAAGGGATGGAAAGGATCAAGCTGGAGTTTCCCACGcggaaaaaagaataaagatgAGGAAGACCATGCATGTGCCATCCGAGAAGTAAGATTATTTCTTATgagttttctttcttaatccagttcaatttttcttccatATATTTACAGTGAGATTTCACAGCCCTCTCCATTGAAGTTGACAATattgtaaatatttttttagctcTCTAAGTTCTTATTTAGGTGCGTAATAATTGTTATACAGATAATAGATGATATATCTCTATGTTTCTCTATGCCACTGTTGATGTGTCATGAAGGTAGAGGTGGGTGGTGTGTGCACAACTAGTACGTTCAATGTTGCGTATTTGTGCATGCATATCCATGTTCATCTTCTTGATATAATAAGATCTCCATCTGTTAGTCAGAGCTGACAAAATAAACTACATGTGATATGGCTTGGGGATTTTATTCATTCAATAACAATGTTCTTGCTGTATACTTTTGTGACACATTAGGAGCTTGTATGGGACAGGAAATTTTTTAGAACCCAACTTTTCCCCTAACTGTCTCACCTGTAGTAGGACCGATGATGTTGTGGGACTCACTCTATGCGATAGATTTGGGGAAAGGATTGAGAGAATAGTTTGGTTTCACATAATCATCCTACGGTTATTGCATATTTTACTAGGAAAGTTACTGGATGAATGAAACTTTACACCAGTAGGTCTTGTTGcgtcttttttttcccctccgAAGGCATGCACAACCTAGACAGATCTCCGCCTTCTATTATAAATAAcctgatttttttgttgtgaacACAGGTCCTTGAAGAAACAGGTTTTGATGTGACAAAACTACTTAACAAAGATGAGTACATTGAAGCTGTATTTGGACAGCAAAGGGTGCGGCTCTACATTATTGCTGGTGTGAGGGAGGATACTGCCTTTGCACCACTCACCAAAAAGGAGATCAGTGTATGGGGTTTATAATGCATCAATGTTTAtctacttttttatttttttttttgggcataGATTTTACATTTCTTGGTGTAATTTATTCAAAGGGAAAACCAGTTGTAGTTTTCATTGTAGGTTATACTTTGGGGATAAGATATTGATCACTCAAAATGTGGTATACCATCATGGTGGTCTggatttttgaaatttgtattCCTAACATTTTCATAGAATTTGTAGAACAACTTGCAGAGTTTTGTCtcctaattaaaattttaatttgttttctttttattggcTCTGTGACCTCTAAGTTTTTAATAaatgtcatcatcatcattagaTAGACTACATAACTCTTGTATCCTGCACATTATCATAGGTTAAGTGCACGGCTTTTGTTATCTGTTTGCAGGAAATCGCATGGCACCGACTGGATGACCTTCAGCCTGCAAGTAATGATGTGATATCTCGTGGTATCACTGGCCTCAAGCTTTACATGGTGTCCCCTTTTTTAGCGTAAGTTGTTTTggtatataaatttaattactttCTCAAGTGTTTCAACATTTTTTATAATGTCTAATAGGACCAATTTCTTCCTACAGATCATTGAAATCGTGGATTTTAGCACATCAGTCCGCAATTGCTCCAAGAACTGATATGCCACTCAAAGGTTCTTTACCTCCCTTTGAAGTCTTTTGGTAGCCTATAAGCTTCAGGCATATATTAAACTTgtgagattaaaaaaaagaaaaaaagaaaaagaaaaagaagataaatgaTACAAAAGCTTGGAGAAACCAAAGCatatgaacatgaatagtTTGCAAATGGATCTTGGTTTTCTTATCCACATAGGATACAATAGCAGTGGTATATTTTAGTATACAGTTTGTCATAGTTGAGCACCTAAATTGAATGCTCTGATGTTTCCATGATATGCACgtttacatttttgttttgatggtgAGTTGTCTTTGATCTTTATAAAAGCCCGGATTtgtcgattttttttttctgcttccctatgaactttgttttcatcttCCTTAGGAATCAGCATGTGGAAAGCAAAGAACAGCTTGATAGGTAGTAGCAACATGATAGTGGAGAGCCAATCAACTAAACCCGAACCTGATGTTCATCCTCCTGACACAGGACTTGGCAAGAGTTTCAGAAACTTCAGGTTTGACATTGCTCCAATCTTTCAAGCCATTGAAGCTGGTTTCCGTGCTTAAGCGCAACTTGCTTCTTGTAAAGTGGTTTAAATTCACATTAGCTGGGTTTCCCCATTTCTCATGTATTACTAAATACTATAGAGTTGCGCTCATGTCAGATGTACATCATTTGGGTTAGGTTTTCAGTTGTGGGTTTATGTATATTTTGTATAGAAACCCATGTGTTTCGAAGGACAGAATTTTCAGTTGATTGGATCAGAGATTCAGAGACAGATGGATAAATGAGAAAAACCAGATTTCTGAAGCAAAATGATTTGTGCTCTCTTACTATGACAGATTGGTCTTCTGCTTTGTCGTCTAGAAATATTACATCTGTGAATTGTGTTCACTTAAACCAGTCTACTGCTTTCTGAATTACAATAGCCATTACATAATGAAGGTGCCGACAATTGTGAAAATTTCTTGTATCGTTCTGTAGATACGCATTTCTGTATATGTTTGAACTTTGTAATGTGCTTTTTATGTGCTTGTTTATGATGTGACCCATATGTTGACAAAATACAAgcgactgttttttttttcttccctcttTCTGTGGCATACGTTCTCCCTGGACTACTTTTTGAATGGTTTATTCAGCTGATTTGGAGTTGTGGTGTTGGCCATGTGGCTCATGTTCTTCCTGTACActatatttcctttttggaTTTGCTTTTACCTCAATTTCGACCAAGTTCTTGGCTTTTCCATCGAACAATATTTTATCTGAGATTTCCTTTcccattcatttttttgtctgGGTTTGATCATCTTGTTATATAGAATTGACTGCAGATGCTATACCCATGTCATCATCTGCATTATGGACCCAACATACTTGAACATGCTCATAAGGCAGCCCATAGCGATAATGACTCATGGGACTGTCCCATGGAAGTCCTTATCCATCCATTTTCCGGATGATTCAAAGCAGAATAAAATGAGTACATGAATGGAAAAACCCGTGCTACATAAGGATTAATTCATGCAGTTTAGATATTATTCTCTAGTGTTAGTCCCAAGATTAGACTCTCAAGAAAGCTCTTTCTAAATCTTTGGCCACCGCAAAGAAAGATGAGCTAGAAGAATCTACAAGAGGTCCAAAAATTTATGTTCACTTAATAATATTAGTGGGGCAAATCATAGTCCTTCCCATCAGTTGATGATGCCCCACCATGCATGAAGAGTGCAGCTTTTTTGGACTCTGTATAGGCATGAATTATTATGTGTACGGATCCTTTGATGATTTTGAAGATGCCCATTTGGatttctttgctttgctttgctttcttCACAAGGGACTTGATTTGTGTTgcaaatttatctgaattttcaaTGCATCCcacctttttcctttcttcttcttctttttcaaatgtTGGCTTCGAATTTATTGAGGTTTCTTTCCCTTGTGCTATAGACTTTTGTCAAAAGAGCTAAAAAGAGGCATCTAGTATTTTTCTTATGGCTTTGCAAGAGTCGTTAGTCCTTATCTGTAAAATCCATTTATTGATTTTAGACCTAATTGCAATAAATAATATGTAAAAGTCCATGACAAAACAGGATCAATTGAGACAGAAAAACttgtacaaaacaaaaaaaaatactattttGCTATTCCGATCAATCGCAAATTGACATGTATTTCCGTATTTCTCCAATTGAAGGGGAT
Above is a window of Prunus persica cultivar Lovell chromosome G2, Prunus_persica_NCBIv2, whole genome shotgun sequence DNA encoding:
- the LOC18786723 gene encoding mRNA-decapping enzyme subunit 2 gives rise to the protein MSGLPRSSSAPLKNGLPPQELLDDLCSRFVLNVPKEDLQSFERILFLVEYAHWFYEDNSVEKNPSLKSFNLKEFTSLLFNSCDVLKPYVAHIDDIFKDFTSYKVKVPVTGAIILDETYERCLLVKGWKGSSWSFPRGKKNKDEEDHACAIREVLEETGFDVTKLLNKDEYIEAVFGQQRVRLYIIAGVREDTAFAPLTKKEISEIAWHRLDDLQPASNDVISRGITGLKLYMVSPFLASLKSWILAHQSAIAPRTDMPLKGISMWKAKNSLIGSSNMIVESQSTKPEPDVHPPDTGLGKSFRNFRFDIAPIFQAIEAGFRA